From the Martelella mediterranea DSM 17316 genome, one window contains:
- a CDS encoding aminotransferase, with product MENVFPGFSDFASLDEVGPIVLSHGDGIYVVDIDGKRYLDANSGLWNNVAGFNHQGLIDALCAQARRFPGYHSFFGRVADVTVELSKRLIGLSPFEDGKVYYTNSGSEANDTMVKMLWMINRARGEPERRKIITRHNAYHGVTIATASMTGKPYNAEFGLPLPGFLHADCPHFWRYGLPEESEEDFTQRMARNLEDLIEREGPETIAGMFAEPVQGAGGVIPPSKGYFQAIRPILRKYDIPLIADEVICGFGRLGEMWGSDVYDIEPDAIIASKCLTAGYYPMGAVILGEQLTAALMEASERFGEFPNGFTAAGSPLGSAVALKALDVIENEGLIDNVRALTPHFQERLGRFADHPHAGEVRGVGFMGAIEIVADKNTKAAFDSKVGISEKIANTALQNGLICRPLGASVVLAPPFIITRQEMEGMFDTLEKTIAEVFADVRS from the coding sequence ATGGAGAACGTCTTTCCGGGCTTTTCCGATTTCGCCTCGCTGGATGAGGTCGGCCCGATCGTGCTCTCCCACGGCGACGGCATTTACGTGGTCGATATCGACGGCAAACGCTATCTCGATGCCAATTCCGGGCTCTGGAACAATGTCGCCGGCTTCAACCATCAGGGCCTGATCGATGCGCTGTGCGCGCAGGCCCGGCGTTTTCCCGGCTACCATTCCTTCTTCGGCCGGGTGGCCGACGTCACGGTCGAACTATCGAAGCGACTGATCGGCCTGTCGCCGTTCGAGGATGGCAAGGTCTACTACACCAATTCGGGCTCCGAGGCGAACGACACCATGGTCAAGATGCTGTGGATGATCAACCGCGCCAGGGGCGAGCCGGAGCGGCGCAAGATCATCACCCGGCATAACGCCTATCACGGCGTCACCATCGCCACCGCCTCGATGACGGGCAAGCCCTATAATGCCGAATTCGGCCTGCCGCTGCCCGGTTTTCTCCATGCAGATTGCCCGCATTTCTGGCGTTACGGCCTGCCGGAGGAAAGCGAGGAGGACTTCACCCAGCGCATGGCGCGCAACCTCGAAGACCTGATCGAGCGCGAGGGACCGGAAACCATCGCCGGCATGTTTGCCGAGCCGGTGCAGGGCGCCGGCGGCGTGATTCCGCCATCGAAGGGCTATTTCCAGGCAATCCGCCCGATCCTCAGGAAATATGATATTCCGCTGATTGCCGACGAGGTGATCTGCGGCTTCGGACGCCTTGGCGAAATGTGGGGCAGCGACGTCTACGACATCGAACCCGACGCGATCATCGCGTCGAAGTGCCTGACGGCCGGCTATTATCCGATGGGCGCGGTCATTCTGGGTGAGCAGCTCACGGCCGCATTGATGGAGGCGTCGGAGCGCTTCGGCGAATTCCCCAACGGCTTCACCGCCGCCGGCAGCCCGCTCGGCAGCGCGGTGGCGCTGAAGGCCCTCGATGTGATCGAAAATGAGGGGCTGATCGACAATGTGCGTGCGCTTACCCCGCACTTTCAGGAGCGGCTTGGCCGGTTCGCCGACCACCCTCACGCCGGCGAGGTGCGCGGCGTCGGGTTCATGGGTGCAATCGAGATTGTTGCCGACAAGAACACCAAAGCCGCTTTCGACAGCAAGGTCGGCATCTCCGAAAAGATCGCCAACACGGCGCTTCAGAACGGGTTGATCTGCCGTCCGCTCGGCGCCTCCGTCGTGCTGGCGCCGCCCTTCATCATCACCCGTCAGGAAATGGAGGGGATGTTCGATACGCTGGAAAAGACCATCGCGGAGGTGTTTGCCGACGTCCGATCCTAG
- a CDS encoding polysaccharide biosynthesis/export family protein, producing the protein MRAVTTICLTVLLSSCSAIYNVSEVRPVVGQSSSVKVVPVTSENVLLANALTPYKPLSLPPVFDQTTTLQGSAVPQISAYKPQAQPGPIATKLPPLQQPKSYRIGVGDVVLLATPNAESALDEINGLLAAQNARQGYTVQDDGAIAIPTVGRVNIAGMTLQEAQSALFQKLVASQIDPTFNLEISEFNSQRVAVGGDVGDPQLVPITLTPLYLDEAITAAGGVQTIDPSYATVRLYRDGEAYQIAATKLFAKNDIPKVLLQTGDRVFVDSEYSVELAEGYLQQELNLARFQRDVLEEQRDIFKTRVSMDAVDRDYVYVFGEVKTQGRWPLPFDRYASLADAMFEQGGISPVTGNPRRIYLLRKNPLQTAGPMEITAWSLDAQNTANLLLATELQLRPNDIVFVASQPITNWNRVISQLLPSISILGTANAILD; encoded by the coding sequence GTGCGTGCCGTAACAACCATTTGTCTGACCGTGCTGCTTTCCAGTTGCAGCGCCATTTACAATGTGTCGGAAGTGCGCCCGGTCGTGGGCCAGAGTTCGTCCGTGAAAGTTGTGCCGGTCACGAGCGAGAACGTGCTGCTTGCCAACGCTCTTACGCCTTATAAGCCCTTGTCGCTGCCTCCCGTGTTCGATCAGACGACGACCCTTCAGGGCTCTGCTGTTCCGCAGATCTCCGCCTACAAGCCGCAGGCGCAACCCGGCCCCATCGCGACCAAGTTGCCGCCGCTCCAGCAGCCGAAATCCTACCGTATCGGAGTTGGCGATGTGGTGCTTCTGGCGACTCCGAACGCTGAGTCGGCGCTGGACGAGATCAATGGCCTGCTCGCGGCGCAGAACGCAAGACAGGGCTACACGGTCCAGGATGACGGCGCCATTGCGATCCCGACCGTGGGGCGCGTCAACATCGCGGGCATGACGCTCCAGGAAGCGCAGTCCGCGCTGTTCCAGAAGCTTGTCGCAAGCCAGATCGATCCGACCTTCAATCTAGAGATTTCGGAATTCAACTCGCAGCGCGTAGCCGTGGGCGGCGATGTCGGCGACCCTCAACTTGTGCCGATCACGTTGACACCGCTCTATCTCGACGAGGCGATCACCGCGGCGGGGGGCGTCCAGACGATCGATCCGAGCTATGCCACGGTGCGGCTCTATCGTGACGGTGAGGCCTACCAGATCGCGGCTACGAAACTGTTCGCCAAGAACGACATCCCGAAAGTGCTGTTGCAGACCGGAGACCGTGTTTTCGTGGACAGCGAATATTCCGTGGAACTTGCCGAGGGCTATCTCCAGCAGGAGCTCAATCTGGCACGATTCCAGCGCGACGTGCTGGAAGAACAGCGCGATATCTTCAAGACCAGGGTGAGCATGGACGCCGTCGATCGCGACTATGTCTATGTCTTCGGTGAAGTGAAGACCCAGGGCCGTTGGCCGTTGCCATTTGATCGCTATGCGAGCCTTGCGGACGCGATGTTCGAACAGGGCGGGATTTCGCCGGTCACCGGCAATCCGCGTCGGATATACCTTCTGCGGAAGAATCCTCTGCAGACCGCCGGCCCGATGGAAATCACCGCATGGTCGCTTGATGCGCAGAACACCGCCAACCTGCTTTTGGCGACGGAACTGCAGTTGCGGCCGAACGATATCGTCTTCGTCGCCAGCCAGCCGATCACCAACTGGAACCGCGTGATTTCCCAGTTGCTGCCATCGATTTCCATTCTCGGGACCGCGAACGCGATCCTGGATTGA
- a CDS encoding Fe(3+) ABC transporter substrate-binding protein, whose product MTRLSAITRILATAGVVAFAAPAFAADEVNIYSYRQPELIAPLLERFEEETGIQTNVLFLDKGLVERIQAEGVNSPVDVILTVDIGRLTEAKDGGVTQPVESELINADIPEQYRDEDGEWFALTKRGRVVYASKDRVGDIPITYEELADPKWKGAICIRDGQHPYNIALIASMIAHHGAEYTEEWLRGFKANLARKPNGNDRGQAKAIMSGECDIALGNTYYVGLMMTNDKEPEQKDWAEAITVLFPNADDRGTHVNISGMAMAKNAPHPDTALKLMEFLASPEAQEIYAEQVFEYPVLPGAEASEIVQSFGEINPDTLPLSEVAAHRKEASELVDKVRFNDGP is encoded by the coding sequence ATGACAAGACTTTCAGCGATCACCCGCATTCTGGCGACGGCAGGGGTAGTGGCGTTCGCCGCGCCGGCCTTCGCCGCCGACGAGGTCAACATCTACTCCTACCGCCAGCCGGAATTGATCGCGCCGCTCCTGGAGCGGTTCGAGGAGGAAACCGGAATCCAGACGAACGTCCTCTTCCTCGACAAGGGTCTTGTCGAACGCATTCAGGCCGAAGGGGTCAACAGCCCCGTCGACGTCATCCTCACGGTCGATATCGGACGTCTGACGGAAGCAAAGGACGGCGGCGTCACCCAGCCGGTCGAAAGCGAACTGATCAATGCCGATATTCCCGAGCAATACCGCGACGAAGATGGCGAATGGTTCGCGCTGACCAAGCGCGGCCGCGTGGTCTATGCCTCGAAGGATCGCGTCGGCGATATTCCGATCACCTATGAGGAACTGGCCGATCCCAAATGGAAGGGCGCGATCTGCATCCGCGACGGCCAGCATCCCTACAATATCGCGCTGATCGCCTCGATGATCGCGCACCACGGAGCCGAATATACCGAGGAATGGCTGCGGGGCTTCAAGGCCAATCTGGCGCGCAAGCCGAACGGCAATGACCGCGGTCAGGCCAAGGCGATCATGTCGGGAGAATGCGATATCGCGCTCGGCAACACCTATTATGTCGGCCTGATGATGACCAACGACAAGGAGCCGGAGCAGAAGGACTGGGCCGAGGCAATCACGGTTCTGTTCCCCAATGCGGATGATCGCGGCACGCATGTCAACATTTCCGGCATGGCCATGGCCAAGAACGCCCCCCATCCGGATACCGCGCTGAAGCTGATGGAATTCCTCGCCTCGCCCGAGGCCCAGGAAATCTATGCCGAGCAGGTTTTCGAATATCCCGTTCTGCCCGGCGCCGAGGCCTCCGAGATCGTGCAATCCTTCGGCGAAATCAATCCCGATACGCTGCCGCTTTCCGAGGTGGCCGCCCACCGCAAGGAAGCTTCGGAACTGGTCGACAAGGTAAGGTTCAACGACGGCCCCTGA
- the rirA gene encoding iron-responsive transcriptional regulator RirA, with product MRLTKQTNYAVRMLMYCAANDGKLSRVPEIAKAYGVSELFLFKIIQPLHKAGIMDTVRGRNGGVRLGRAAADITLFDVVRVTEENFAMAECFEVGAETDCPLVDSCGFNSALREALNAFFAVLAKYTIADLVRRRTDIFKLLNIEEDRKTEQSAA from the coding sequence ATGCGCCTGACAAAGCAGACAAATTACGCGGTTCGGATGCTGATGTATTGCGCCGCCAATGACGGCAAGCTGAGCCGCGTGCCAGAGATTGCCAAGGCCTACGGGGTTTCCGAACTGTTCCTGTTCAAGATCATCCAGCCGCTGCACAAGGCCGGCATCATGGATACCGTGCGCGGCCGCAATGGCGGCGTGCGTCTCGGCCGGGCGGCCGCTGATATCACGCTCTTCGATGTCGTGCGGGTCACGGAAGAAAATTTCGCGATGGCGGAATGTTTCGAAGTCGGCGCCGAGACGGATTGCCCGCTGGTCGATAGCTGCGGCTTCAATTCCGCGCTCCGCGAGGCGCTCAACGCCTTCTTCGCGGTTCTGGCGAAATACACGATCGCCGATCTCGTGCGCCGCCGCACCGATATCTTCAAGCTGCTCAACATCGAGGAAGACCGCAAGACCGAGCAGTCCGCGGCCTGA